The following proteins are encoded in a genomic region of Coffea eugenioides isolate CCC68of chromosome 6, Ceug_1.0, whole genome shotgun sequence:
- the LOC113774211 gene encoding uncharacterized protein LOC113774211, whose protein sequence is MATSLSGLRRRRKEKLKKEVVSTMMSGDSDGERETKVTEGLSTTNSRFLTFFAISMALVITSRFCLLQVATSFPASAKKLFVIRCYLFVPLFISSGFCFLQIAAYFHCFGQKQQQLLAALFSILCVCHFNFFCIYFLSNLPTLPLAIPVPCFCCPLTSLVTYRIMDRNAKRRQRYAEMPRERKAELLRCQRAASARRYVQMPQAKKDDLLRRRREANASKKRHMPHSASECVLKLGPSKRQCPDSTQTTPLDPVGLSITIPGASVHAFSNQNADLLNNQDSARTASYAFAVHPENVLPCARLPHLLPSTNASLEFENHASSSVIASSLPSTVQQGNAPNFSAVQRPSVSTKTCSSGCILIVSSYILLSLSFPTLFMSSLSMEQKNQQVPFVPGQQRISRTAILPRLERIPDHSMVLIESPNCQHCGAIRFHLEPPNFCCSGGEVSLVTAPMPYDLRRLFIGDDEEYEHFRKNARTYNNNVSFTTFAAKYDPELTKNKHGVYTFRVQGQVYHFLDSLVSQRRRPSGIQLYFFDTDEELARRLDGSSRLRESTLKLLMRILAANPYARFFRDLRHVPDLQHHRIVLNCNPALDQRTYNLPSASQVAAIWNETDDESVDKSVHIQVYSHSDQNHVIKHYYACYDSLQYPLLFPRGESGWHHGIQRITCENRKRSRPVCEDDIPIDPTSISSPSDLIALEQRAADRGKKQKTNVTAREYYCYKFQMRSNDDSMLLHALRLLQQYVVDIYVKIETSRLDFHRQKQNTIRTEALQGIMDSVSLGQTSGARVGRWIYLPASFLGGPREMRRRYLDAMALMQKYGKPDIFLTMTCNPLWPEIQEHLKYKEKPQDRPDLLARVFRAKFELLKTELVTKKLFGDVAAYVYVIEFQKRGFPHAHLLLILKPQFKPLNPEAYDKIVSAELPNRKEHPHLYSLVVRHMIHGPCGKMNKNSPCTKNGVCKNHYPKGYSEHTTHGEDSYPNYRRRNDGKQIRVKGYDLDNRWIIPYTPYLLALIDCHINREICSTIKLVKYLYKYIFKGHDLVNFHIIADETPQDVDEIKEFQRGRWVSPPEALWRIYAFRLNEMTPAVYSLQVHLPGHQYVSFNQDSDLSQLLKKIDFSKTMLTEFFRMNRVNKKAQHLRCLYTDFAQHFVWTPSKKNWTERSKQKVIGRLVTVKPNEGDRYYLRLLLSHVRAPTSFDDLLTVNGCKLNSFREAALEFGLLESDSYIEATLEEAAGFQMPSSLRFLFATLLLHCVPANPSLLWEKFELELSRDFERAQERSHCSHAEIRQKVLLDINKSLQHMGRHISDYKLVVDSVTLSCHESMTKEVDNERNIVVSPKDLLIASRLNSEQAHAYDLILQTVFSSKGQSFFIDGPGGTGKTFLYRSLLATLRSQGYIAIAVATSGVAASLLPGGRTAHSRFKIPLDFSKNKTY, encoded by the exons ATGGCCACCTCTTTGTCTGGACTCCggagaagaaggaaagaaaaactgaaaaaagaGGTGGTAAGTACTATGATGAGTGGTGATAGTGATGGCGAGAGAGAAACAAAGGTGACAGAGGGGCTGTCAACTACCAACAGCAG ATTTCTGACATTTTTTGCTATTTCTATGGCCCTGGTGATTACCTCCAGGTTCTGCTTGCTCCAAGTTGCTACTTCTTTTCCTGCTTCAGCAAAGAAG CTTTTTGTCATCCGCTGCTATCTTTTCGTGCCCCTCTTCATTTCCTCTGGCTTCTGCTTTCTACAAATTGCTGCTTATTTTCATTGCTTCGGCCAAAA ACAACAACAATTGCTAGCTGCTTTGTTCTCCATTCTCTGTGTTTGCCACTTTAACTTCTTTTGCATTTACTTCCTGTCTAATTTGCCTACTTTGCCGTTGGCAATACCTGTACCCTGTTTCTGTTGTCCTCTTACAAGTCTCGTCACGTACCGTATCATGGATAGAAATGCAAAACGCCGCCAACGTTATGCAGAGATGCCCCGAGAAAGGAAGGCAGAACTTTTACGCTGTCAGCGGGCAGCTAGCGCGCGTCGCTATGTACAAATGCCCCAGGCTAAAAAAGATGATCTTTTACGCCGTCGGAGGGAAGCTAATGCTTCAAAGAAAAGACATATGCCCCATTCTGCCTCTGAATGCGTTCTAAAACTTGGCCCTTCTAAGAGACAATGTCCAGATTCCACTCAAACAACTCCGTTAGATCCCGTAGGCCTGTCCATTACTATTCCAGGTGCTTCTGTGCACgctttttcaaatcaaaatgcTGATCTTCTGAACAATCAAGATTCAGCCCGTACAGCTTCATATGCTTTTGCCGTTCATCCAGAGAACGTGTTACCATGTGCTCGCCTACCTCACCTGCTGCCCTCTACAAATGCTTCACTGGAATTTGAAAATCATGCTTCCTCTTCTGTTATTGCAAGTTCCCTTCCGTCTACTGTTCAGCAAG GAAATGCACCTAACTTTAGCGCTGTCCAACGTCCTTCGGTGTCCACAAAAACATGCAGCTCAGGTTGCATTCTAATTGTGTCAAGTTACATCCTTTTATCATTATCTTTCCCCACTTTGTTCATGTCCAGCTTATCCATGGAACAAAAAAATCAACAAGTGCCCTTTGTTCCAGGTCAGCAGCGAATATCTAGGACCGCTATTCTCCCTCGTTTAGAAAGGATTCCTGACCATTCTATGGTTCTCATTGAGTCTCCAAACTGTCAGCACTGTGGAGCTATACGGTTCCATTTAGAACCTCCTAATTTCTGCTGTTCAGGAGGCGAAGTTTCGCTGGTCACTGCACCGATGCCTTACGATCTTCGCCGCCTCTTTATCGGTGATGATGAAGAGTATGAACATTTCAGGAAGAACGCTCGCACATACAATAACAATGTTTCTTTCACTACTTTTGCTGCAAAATATGATCCAGAACTAACAAAAAATAAGCACGGTGTCTATACGTTTCGAGTGCAGGGTCAAGTATATCACTTCCTTGATAGTTTGGTATCGCAGCGTCGTAGACCATCTGGTATTCAGTTGTACTTTTTTGATACCGATGAGGAACTTGCAAGGAGGCTTGATGGTTCCTCTCGACTGCGCGAAAGTACCCTTAAATTGCTCATGCGCATTCTAGCTGCCAATCCTTATGCTAGATTCTTTAGGGATTTGCGTCATGTTCCTGATCTTCAACACCATAGAATTGTTCTTAATTGCAATCCTGCTCTTGATCAGCGTACATATAATCTTCCATCAGCTTCTCAGGTTGCTGCTATATGGAACGAAACTGATGATGAATCAGTTGATAAGTCAGTCCATATTCAGGTTTATAGTCATTCCGATCAGAATCATGTGATTAAGCATTATTATGCTTGCTATGACTCTTTGCAATACCCTTTATTATTTCCTCGTGGTGAATCTGGATGGCACCATGGAATTCAAAGGATTACGTGCGAAAATAGAAAACGATCCCGTCCTGTCTGTGAGGATGATATTCCTATTGATCCAACATCTATTAGCAGTCCATCTGATTTGATTGCTCTTGAACAGAGAG CCGCTGATCGTGGCAAGAAACAGAAAACTAATGTCACTGCTAGGGAATACTACTGTTATAAGTTTCAGATGAGGAGTAACGATGACTCCATGTTGTTACATGCCCTGAGACTGTTACAGCAATATGTCGTTGATATCTATGTTAAAATAGAGACATCTAGGCTTGATTTTCACAGACAGAAACAAAATACCATTCGGACTGAAGCTCTTCAAGGAATAATGGATAGTGTCTCTTTAGGCCAAACATCAGGTGCTAGAGTTGGCCGGTGGATATATTTACCGGCTTCGTTTCTTGGAGGACCGCGAGAAATGAGGCGTAGGTATCTTGATGCAATGgctttaatgcaaaaatatggaAAGCCTGACATTTTCTTGACCATGACATGCAATCCACTGTGGCCAGAAATTCAGGAACATTTAAAGTACAAAGAGAAACCTCAAGACAGACCCGATCTTTTAGCTAGGGTGTTCAGGGCAAAGTTTGAACTGCTGAAAACAGAGTTAGTTACAAAGAAACTTTTTGGAGACGTTGCAGCCTATGTTTATGTTATTGAATTCCAAAAAAGAGGCTTTCCTCATGCTCACCTACTGCTTATATTGAAACCACAGTTTAAGCCTCTGAATCCAGAAGCCTATGATAAAATTGTATCTGCTGAGTTGCCTAATCGCAAAGAACATCCTCATCTTTATTCTCTTGTTGTAAGGCACATGATACATGGGCCTTGtggaaaaatgaacaaaaacaGCCCTTGTACGAAGAACGGTGTTTGTAAAAATCACTATCCAAAAGGGTATTCTGAACATACGACTCACGGTGAGGATAGCTATCCAAACTATCGCAGACGAAATGATGGCAAACAAATCAGAGTCAAAGGCTATGATTTGGATAATAGGTGGATCATCCCATATACTCCATACTTGCTAGCTTTGATTGATTGCCACATCAACAGGGAAATCTGTTCAACTATCAAGTTAGTTAAGTATTTATACAAATACATATTTAAAGGCCATGATCTTGTAAACTTCCACATCATAGCTGATGAAACACCTCAAGATGTTGATGAGATCAAGGAGTTTCAGCGAGGTCGATGGGTTTCCCCTCCGGAAGCTTTGTGGCGAATTTATGCATTCCGCTTGAATGAAATGACCCCTGCTGTTTACAGTCTTCAGGTTCATCTTCCTGGTCACCAATATGTTTCATTTAATCAGGATTCTGACCTTTCGCAGCTcctaaaaaaaattgatttctcaaaaactatgtTAACTGAGTTCTTTAGAATGAACCGTGTAAACAAGAAAGCTCAGCATCTCAGATGCTTGTACACAGATTTTGCTCAGCACTTTGTGTGGACGCCTTCTAAAAAAAACTGGACAGAAAGAAGCAAGCAAAAGGTAATTGGCAGGTTAGTCACTGTTAAACCAAACGAAGGTGATAGGTATTATTTAAGACTTCTTCTCTCGCATGTTCGCGCTCCTACATCCTTTGATGACTTGTTAACAGTTAATGGATGTAAACTGAATTCATTTAGAGAGGCTGCTTTAGAGTTTGGCCTCTTAGAATCTGATTCTTACATTGAGGCAACACTTGAAGAAGCTGCTGGCTTTCAGATGCCTTCTTCGCTTAGATTTTTATTTGCTACTTTGCTGTTGCATTGTGTACCAGCAAATCCAAGTCTTTTGTGGGAAAAATTTGAACTAGAGCTTTCTAGAGACTTTGAACGCGCGCAGGAACGAAGTCATTGTTCACATGCTGAAATAAGGCAGAAGGTCCTGTTAGATATTAACAAATCACTCCAGCATATGGGGAGGCATATCAGTGACTACAAGTTGGTTGTAGATTCTGTTACTCTTAGCTGTCATGAAAGCATGACTAAAGAAGTGGACAATGAAAGGAATATTGTGGTGTCACCGAAAGATCTCTTAATAGCTTCAAGGTTAAATTCAGAACAAGCGCATGCTTATGATTTGATATTGCAGACTGTTTTTTCGTCCAAAGGCCAGAGCTTTTTCATTGATGGCCCGGGGGGGACGGGAAAAACATTTTTATATCGTTCTCTTCTTGCGACTCTTAGATCACAAGGATATATTGCAATAGCTGTAGCGACTTCAGGAGTTGCAGCATCACTTCTTCCTGGAGGAAGAACTGCTCACTCCAGATTTAAAATTCCATTGGACTTTTCGAAGAATAAAACCTATTAG
- the LOC113774208 gene encoding uncharacterized protein LOC113774208, with the protein MTINKAQGQTLDYVGIYLKEPVFSHGQLYVALSRAKTADAVKVLILPGTFAEVKTDCKTRNIVFDEILQMSTILTINDIDVGMEKWTAKITVQEKQQVTSSLSTPTRKQKFIFIDSEGSKVEGIIFNADIAIVSPRLEVYKKYLISNAQVKRIPDTFRTTDLAKQWIITSRTLIEEIVDDDDVMAAKFTYTSFRDLAQYMDRKDISVDIMGIVIAAMDEKMVMINSKEARVQKIVIVNEELQTLMLSLWNAFIDNEGSKIISDIQTYPVLIGRRLKVQNYNGAKQGNSRTGSALILFNTGCLASRNAKYLAYIVEKRTYNRYNPDISCQADQKITDISNISSKHKNVWVKASISFEHIFQKFWYMGCEKCFRSTSADYGVLFMCNTCKQKHKAEPRCKFDVDLSDDTGTVTATLFGDLAEKLLSFTAKEAMDHYFQNMVLSLETLHEDLRLKKFLAYIRPVQVPLADAKQRFTVIYYKEGSHEHISVTDSSEQAFICPSSGGTSSSKAKVCLLQKFDASDESGQFNSESLQASPRKKTRQV; encoded by the exons ATGACTATTAACAAGGCTCAAGGCCAAACTCTTGACTATGTTGGTATATATTTGAAGGAACCTGTATTTTCTCATGGCCAATTATACGTTGCACTCTCTAGAGCAAAAACTGCTGATGCAGTTAAAGTTCTCATACTTCCAGGAACTTTTGCTGAAGTAAAAACTGACTGCAAAACAAGAAATATTGTGTTTGATGAAATATTGCA GATGTCCACTATATTAACTATCAATGATATTGATGTCGGGATGGAGAAGTGGACAGCAAAGATCACTGTCCAGGAAAAACAGCAAGTTACCTCATCACTTAGCACACCAACTAGGAAACAGAAATTTATCTTTATTGATTCTGAG GGCTCGAAggttgaaggcatcatcttcaATGCTGATATTGCTATAGTGAGCCCCAGATTAGAGGTTTACAAAAAGTACCTTATTTCAAATGCTCAGGTGAAAAGGATCCCTGATACCTTCAGAACCACCGATTTAGCAAAGCAGTGGATAATCACCAGTCGAACACTTATTGAAGAAATTGTAGACGATGACGATGTTATGGCTGCAAAGTTTACATATACCAGCTTTAGGGACTTGGCACAGTACATGGACCGCAAGGACATTTCTGTTG ATATTATGGGAATTGTTATTGCTGCGATGGATGAAAAAATGGTCATGATTAATTCAAAGGAAGCAAGGGTCCAGAAAATTGTCATTGTTAATGAAGA GTTGCAGACCCTTATGCTATCTTTGTGGAATGCTTTTATCGACAATGAAGGCTCCAAGATTATTTCAGACATTCAGACCTATCCTGTTCTAATTGGTAGAAGGCTCAAGGTTCAAAATTATAATGGTGC GAAGCAAGGGAACTCAAGAACTGGTTCTGCTCTTATACTTTTCAATACTGGTTGCCT GGCAAGTAGAAATGCCAAGTACCTTGCATACATTGTTGAAAAGAGAACATACAATCGATACAATCCTGATATCTCTTGCCAAGCAGATCAAAAAATTACTGATATATCAAATATCAGCTCAAAACACAAG AATGTCTGGGTGAAAGCATCTATCTCATTTGAACAcatcttccaaaaattttggtACATGGGGTGTGAAAAATGCTTCCGTTCCACTTCTGCGGATTATGGTGTCTTGTTCATGTGCAATACTTGTAAACAAAAGCACAAGGCTGAACCAAG GTGCAAATTTGATGTTGACCTCTCTGATGACACTGGAACTGTCACAGCCACACTATTTGGTGATTTAGCTGAGAAACTGCTCTCCTTCACAGCAAAAGAAGCAATGGACCATTATTTTCAG AATATGGTGTTGTCGCTTGAAACTCTGCACGAGGACCTCAGATTGAAAAAATTCCTTGCGTACATTAGGCCTGTGCAAGTTCCCTTGGCTGATGCAAAGCAGCGCTTCACAGTGATATACTATAAAGAAGGTTCTCATGAACACATTTCTGTTACAGACTCCAGTGAACAGGCCTTCATTTGTCCTTCATCAG GTGGAACGTCTTCTTCCAAAGCTAAAGTTTGCCTTCTTCAAAAATTTGACGCATCTGATGAAAGCGGACAATTCAATTCTGAATCTCTTCAGGCCAGCCCCAGGAAAAAAACCAGACAAGTTTAG
- the LOC113774209 gene encoding uncharacterized protein LOC113774209 encodes MAKRQSIEAFEELLKDLMETDEPFGGKVVVFGGDFHQTLPVIQGAAKDQLIQASLLHSSLWSGMHKIKLTQNMRAVLDPAFSLFLLAVGEGAEPADADNQICLPSHMVIPFHNMNDSFDRCILTPKNTFVEDINEMMIQRFPGQVFTYTSSDRTIDQRFQADYEDFLNTQNPKGLPPHKLVLKENCPLILLRNLNPAEGLCNGTRLICRQLRRHTICAEIAFGQHKGKKIFIPRIPLQGMGFHSSGHNFQFAFVLR; translated from the exons ATGGCAAAAAGACAAAGCATTGAAGCATTTGAAGAATTGCTGAAAGATCTAATGGAAACTGACGAACCTTTTGGAGGCAAGGTTGTAGTTTTTGGCGGCGATTTTCACCAGACTCTTCCTGTCATTCAGGGGGCTGCTAAGGACCAGTTAATTCAGGCTAGCCTCCTGCATTCTTCGTTATGGTCTGGGATGCACAAAATAAAGCTAACACAGAACATGAGGGCTGTCTTAGACCCTGCTTTTTCACTATTCTTGCTCGCTGTCGGCGAAGGTGCAGAGCCTGCTGATGCAGACAACCAGATATGTTTACCAAGTCATATGGTCATACCATTCCATAATATGAACGATTCTTTTGACAG ATGTATTCTGACCCCAAAAAATACCTTTGTTGAAGACATTAATGAAATGATGATTCAGAGATTTCCTGGACAGGTTTTTACTTATACAAGCTCTGACCGAACTATTGATCAGAGATTTCAGGCAGACTATGAGGATTTTTTGAATACTCAGAATCCAAAGGGTCTTCCTCCACACAAACTCGTGCTAAAAGAAAACTGTCCCTTGATCTTGCTTAGGAATCTAAATCCAGCTGAAGGATTGTGCAATGGCACAAGACTTATTTGTCGGCAGCTAAGACGACACACTATCTGTGCTGAGATAGCTTTTGGTCAGCATAAAGGGAAGAAGATTTTCATTCCCAGAATCCCATTGCAAGGAATGGGATTCCATTCATCAGGCCACAATTTCCAGTTCGCCTTTGTTTTGCGATGA